From the genome of Nicotiana sylvestris chromosome 2, ASM39365v2, whole genome shotgun sequence, one region includes:
- the LOC104236207 gene encoding 2-methylpropanoate--CoA ligase CCL4-like produces the protein MDQLKPRPPNSTPLTPLTFLERVATIYADCPSVVYNNITHTWSLTHTRCLKVASSIASLGINRGDVVSVVAPNIPAMYELHFAAPMAGAVLNTINIRLDARTISILLCHSESKLVFVDCQSKPLVLEAISLFPPKSNRPLLVLIEDDDFPTPQTSEFIRTYEELVEKGDSGFNWVRPKSEFDPIVMNYTSGTTSAPKGVVHSHRGIFIISLDSLQEWLVPKQPVYLWTLPMFHANGWSYPWGMAVVGGTNICLRKFDAKIIYDSIKKHNVTHICAAPVVLNMLSNSPDSKPLKHSVYILTAGSPPPAAVLFRTESLGFVVHHGYGLTETGGLVVSCTWKNHWNKLPAEERARLKSRQGVRTIGMTEVDVVDPESGVSVKRDGTTLGEIVLKGGCIMLGYLKDPEGTSKCMKDDGWFYTGDVAVMHPDGYLEIKDRSKDVIISGGENLSSVEVESVLYTHPAINEAAVVARPDEFWGETPCAFVSLNGKEKASEKDIIEFCRAKLPHYMVPKTVIFKQELPKTSTGKIQKFVLRDIAKSMGKTGSLIKMSKM, from the coding sequence ATGGATCAGCTAAAGCCAAGGCCACCAAATTCAACTCCTCTTACTCCTCTTACCTTCTTAGAAAGAGTTGCCACCATCTATGCCGATTGCCCTTCCGTTGTTTACAACAATATTACTCACACATGGTCCCTAACCCATACCCGTTGCCTCAAAGTTGCTTCCTCAATTGCCTCTCTTGGTATCAATAGAGGTGATGTCGTGTCAGTTGTGGCCCCTAATATACCCGCCATGTACGAGCTTCATTTTGCAGCTCCGATGGCGGGTGCAGTCCTTAACACTATCAATATTCGTCTCGATGCTCGCACTATCTCTATCCTCCTATGTCACAGCGAATCAAAACTCGTATTTGTCGATTGTCAATCAAAACCCCTAGTTCTTGAAGCGATATCCTTGTTTCCGCCGAAATCCAACCGTCCACTCCTAGTTCTCATTGAAGATGACGATTTCCCAACCCCACAAACCAGTGAATTCATCAGGACGTATGAGGAATTAGTAGAAAAAGGGGATTCGGGTTTCAATTGGGTTCGACCCAAAAGTGAATTTGATCCAATTGTGATGAATTACACTTCTGGTACAACCTCTGCCCCAAAAGGTGTGGTTCATAGCCACAGGGGAATTTTCATTATTTCATTGGACTCTTTACAAGAATGGCTTGTTCCAAAGCAGCCCGTTTATTTATGGACACTTCCTATGTTTCATGCTAACGGCTGGAGCTATCCTTGGGGCATGGCCGTAGTTGGTGGAACTAATATCTGTTTGAGAAAATTCGACGCCAAAATCATTTACGACTCGATCAAAAAACACAACGTTACTCATATTTGTGCTGCTCCTGTGGTACTCAACATGTTGTCAAATTCCCCTGATAGCAAGCCTTTAAAACACTCTGTTTATATTTTGACTGCAGGATCTCCACCCCCTGCAGCTGTCCTGTTTCGAACAGAGTCGTTAGGATTTGTAGTACACCACGGTTATGGGCTAACAGAAACTGGCGGGCTAGTAGTTTCTTGTACGTGGAAAAATCACTGGAATAAATTGCCTGCAGAGGAAAGAGCGAGGTTGAAATCAAGACAAGGTGTGAGGACTATAGGGATGACTGAAGTGGACGTAGTGGATCCAGAATCTGGAGTCAGTGTGAAACGCGATGGTACGACGTTAGGTGAAATTGTCCTAAAGGGTGGATGCATTATGTTGGGGTACCTTAAAGACCCCGAGGGAACatcaaaatgtatgaaagatgatGGTTGGTTTTACACGGGGGATGTTGCGGTTATGCACCCTGATGGGTACTTAGAAATTAAGGACAGGTCAAAGGATGTGATTATAAGTGGTGGTGAGAATTTGAGCAGTGTGGAAGTAGAGTCAGTGTTGTACACACATCCAGCAATTAATGAGGCAGCAGTTGTGGCACGACCAGATGAATTTTGGGGTGAAACTCCGTGTGCATTTGTCAGCTTGAATGGAAAAGAAAAGGCAAGTGAGAAGGATATTATAGAGTTTTGTAGAGCCAAGTTACCACATTATATGGTGCCAAAGACTGTGATTTTCAAACAAGAGCTTCCAAAGACTTCAACTGGAAAAATTCAGAAGTTTGTACTTAGAGATATAGCTAAAAGTATGGGGAAAACTGGCAGCTTGATCAAGATGAGCAAAATGTAA